In Acidovorax sp. 106, the following proteins share a genomic window:
- a CDS encoding exosortase H-associated membrane protein translates to MRRPSPFVIFVLSAFGWMLALTVLWTQISAWTSYPVGVLSSVALEQTAPMWVREVHLRPGVMDVDTRVAIPVPSAGGRKAEVTIDVNPARYAYGLPIFLALLLAARGSKRWLRALVGYLVLLPAQAFSLTMYALMQVVLTTQVDARLLRIAQWQLEAIVYGYQVGSLVVPTLAPILVWLWLDRQFVAKVVVPVWRPSQAAEAATPAAPASPPSPAPSEPGAS, encoded by the coding sequence ATGCGCCGTCCTTCTCCGTTTGTGATTTTTGTGCTGTCGGCCTTTGGCTGGATGCTGGCGCTCACCGTGCTGTGGACGCAGATTTCTGCGTGGACTTCGTACCCCGTCGGGGTGCTCTCTAGCGTGGCGCTGGAGCAGACCGCCCCCATGTGGGTGCGCGAGGTGCACCTGCGCCCGGGCGTGATGGATGTGGACACCCGGGTGGCCATTCCAGTGCCGTCGGCCGGTGGTCGCAAGGCCGAGGTCACTATTGACGTGAACCCTGCCCGCTACGCCTATGGCCTGCCCATTTTTCTGGCGCTGCTGCTCGCCGCCCGAGGGTCTAAGCGCTGGCTGCGTGCGCTGGTGGGCTACCTGGTACTGCTGCCCGCGCAGGCTTTCAGCTTGACCATGTATGCGCTGATGCAGGTGGTGCTGACCACCCAGGTGGATGCCCGGCTGTTGCGCATTGCGCAGTGGCAGCTGGAAGCCATCGTGTATGGCTACCAGGTGGGCTCTTTGGTGGTGCCCACCTTGGCTCCTATCTTGGTGTGGTTGTGGCTGGACCGTCAGTTTGTGGCCAAGGTGGTGGTGCCCGTCTGGCGGCCCTCTCAGGCGGCTGAGGCTGCCACGCCTGCTGCTCCCGCGTCTCCTCCGTCTCCTGCGCCCTCGGAGCCCGGTGCGTCCTGA
- the xrtH gene encoding exosortase H produces the protein MARFFLTFLALQLSLFGINMLGVVQQHVVLPWTMLLARMCAGLVTWFDSSAAAAGKVLWNTVTGFGVSIEPGCNGIEACIVLFAAVVAFPSSWRHKLIGLAAGFVAVQGLNMVRVISLFYLGQWNTQVFNFAHEYLWQALIMLDVLIVWLLWVRAGNKAAAAPAEAAAA, from the coding sequence ATGGCCCGTTTCTTTCTCACTTTTTTGGCACTGCAGCTGTCTCTGTTCGGCATCAACATGCTGGGCGTGGTGCAGCAGCATGTGGTGCTGCCCTGGACGATGCTGCTGGCCCGCATGTGCGCTGGGCTGGTGACCTGGTTTGACAGCAGTGCGGCGGCGGCAGGCAAGGTGCTGTGGAACACGGTGACGGGCTTTGGCGTGTCGATCGAGCCCGGCTGCAACGGCATCGAAGCATGCATTGTGTTGTTTGCCGCGGTGGTTGCGTTCCCCTCGTCCTGGCGGCACAAGCTCATTGGTCTGGCGGCGGGGTTCGTGGCGGTGCAGGGGCTCAACATGGTTCGGGTCATCAGCTTGTTTTACCTGGGGCAGTGGAATACGCAGGTGTTCAACTTTGCGCACGAGTACCTGTGGCAGGCGCTCATCATGCTGGACGTGCTGATCGTTTGGCTGCTGTGGGTGCGCGCTGGCAACAAGGCCGCAGCGGCCCCCGCAGAAGCGGCTGCAGCTTGA
- the htpG gene encoding molecular chaperone HtpG, protein MSTKQTLSFQAEVAQLLHLVTHSLYSNQEIFLRELISNASDACDKLRFEGLNNSALFEDAPNLEVRVSFDKDAKTLTITDNGIGMSQQEAIDHLGTIAKSGTKDFMGKLSGDQKQDAQLIGQFGVGFYSGFIVADKITVESRRAGLAAEEGVRWISGGTGDFEVEAITRAARGTSIILHLRDDAEEYLNAWKLKQVIAKYSDHISLPILMEKEEWKDGELINPSDENGGRQPGGMVKTGEWETINKASALWSRPKKDITDEQYAEFYKAISHDHEAPLTWAHNRVEGNTEYTQLLYIPAKAPFDLWNRDKKAGVKLYVKRVFIMDDAEALMPTYLRFVKGVIDSADLPLNVSRELLQESRDVRSIREGSTKRVLSMLEDLAKHDKHDTTAGADGVTDVVDADDKAKEGKYTAFYSEFGAVLKEGLGEDFGNRERLAKLLRFASTASDAVTVGFADYKARMKDGQEAIYYITADTLAAAKNSPQLEVFKKKGIEVLLMTDRVDEWALNYLHEFDGTPLQSVAKGAVDLGTLQDEAEKKAAEEAAEAFKPVLAKLKDALKDKAEDVRVTTRLVDSPACLVVQDDGMSTQLARMLKQAGQQAPESKPVLEVNADHPLVKKLDGSVHFHELAHILFDQALLAEGGLPEDPAAYVKRVNALLT, encoded by the coding sequence ATGAGCACAAAACAAACCCTGTCGTTCCAGGCCGAAGTGGCCCAGCTGCTGCACCTGGTCACCCATTCGCTGTATTCCAACCAGGAAATCTTCCTGCGCGAGTTGATCTCCAACGCATCGGACGCCTGCGACAAGCTGCGCTTTGAAGGCCTGAACAATTCCGCGCTGTTTGAAGACGCCCCCAACCTCGAAGTGCGCGTGAGCTTCGACAAAGATGCCAAGACGCTGACCATCACCGACAACGGCATCGGCATGAGCCAGCAAGAGGCCATTGACCACCTGGGCACCATCGCCAAGAGCGGCACCAAGGACTTCATGGGCAAGCTCTCGGGTGACCAGAAGCAGGACGCCCAGCTCATCGGCCAGTTCGGCGTGGGCTTTTATTCGGGCTTCATCGTGGCCGACAAGATCACTGTCGAGTCGCGCCGCGCGGGCCTTGCGGCCGAAGAAGGCGTGCGCTGGATCAGCGGCGGCACGGGCGACTTTGAAGTCGAAGCCATCACCCGCGCCGCACGCGGCACCAGCATCATCCTGCACCTGCGTGACGATGCCGAGGAATACCTCAACGCCTGGAAGCTCAAGCAGGTCATCGCCAAGTACTCCGACCACATCAGCCTGCCCATCCTGATGGAAAAGGAAGAGTGGAAAGACGGCGAGCTGATCAATCCATCGGACGAAAACGGCGGCCGCCAGCCCGGGGGCATGGTCAAGACCGGCGAGTGGGAAACCATCAACAAGGCCAGCGCCCTGTGGTCGCGCCCCAAGAAGGACATCACCGACGAGCAGTACGCCGAGTTCTACAAGGCCATCAGCCACGACCACGAAGCCCCGCTGACCTGGGCGCACAACCGCGTCGAAGGCAACACCGAGTACACGCAGCTGCTGTACATCCCGGCCAAGGCCCCGTTTGACCTGTGGAACCGCGACAAGAAGGCGGGCGTGAAGCTGTACGTCAAGCGCGTGTTCATCATGGACGACGCCGAAGCATTGATGCCCACCTACCTGCGCTTTGTGAAGGGCGTGATCGACTCGGCTGACCTGCCGCTGAACGTGAGCCGCGAGCTGCTGCAAGAAAGCCGCGACGTGCGCTCCATCCGCGAAGGCAGCACCAAGCGCGTGCTGAGCATGCTGGAAGACTTGGCCAAGCACGACAAGCATGACACCACGGCGGGCGCCGATGGCGTGACCGATGTGGTGGACGCCGACGACAAGGCCAAGGAAGGCAAGTACACCGCGTTCTACAGCGAGTTTGGCGCGGTACTGAAAGAAGGCCTGGGCGAAGACTTTGGCAACCGCGAGCGCTTGGCCAAGCTGCTGCGCTTTGCCAGCACCGCCAGCGATGCCGTGACGGTGGGCTTTGCCGACTACAAAGCGCGCATGAAGGACGGCCAAGAGGCGATTTACTACATCACCGCCGATACCCTGGCCGCCGCCAAGAACAGCCCGCAGCTCGAAGTCTTCAAGAAGAAAGGCATCGAAGTGCTGCTCATGACCGACCGCGTGGACGAGTGGGCGCTGAACTACCTGCACGAGTTTGACGGCACCCCGCTGCAAAGCGTGGCCAAGGGCGCTGTGGACCTGGGCACGCTGCAGGACGAGGCCGAGAAGAAAGCCGCCGAAGAAGCTGCCGAAGCCTTCAAGCCTGTGCTGGCCAAGCTCAAGGACGCACTGAAGGACAAGGCCGAAGACGTGCGCGTGACCACGCGCTTGGTCGATTCACCCGCCTGCCTGGTGGTGCAAGACGACGGCATGAGCACCCAACTGGCCCGCATGCTCAAGCAGGCTGGCCAACAGGCGCCCGAGAGCAAACCCGTGCTGGAAGTCAACGCCGACCACCCATTGGTCAAGAAGCTGGACGGCAGCGTGCACTTCCACGAACTGGCGCACATCTTGTTCGACCAAGCCCTGCTGGCCGAAGGCGGGTTGCCCGAAGACCCCGCTGCTTACGTCAAGCGCGTGAATGCTTTGCTGACGTGA
- the aqpZ gene encoding aquaporin Z, with the protein MPTSLQKWSAEFLGTFWLTFGGCGSAVLAAAFPQLGIGFVGVSLAFGLTVLTGAYALGPISGGHFNPAVSVGLALGGRFKASELPGYVVAQVLGAIAAAGVLYLIATGKPGADIGGFATNGYGEHSPGGFGLMAAVVTEVVLTAIFLIVILGATAKRAASGFGGLAIGLCLTLIHLISIPVTNTSVNPARSTGPALFGPAYALSELWIFWAAPIAGALLGAAIYRALLSDD; encoded by the coding sequence ATGCCCACCTCACTTCAAAAATGGTCTGCCGAGTTCCTCGGCACGTTCTGGCTGACGTTCGGGGGCTGCGGCAGTGCCGTGCTGGCCGCCGCCTTCCCGCAGCTGGGCATTGGTTTTGTGGGGGTGTCCCTGGCCTTTGGCCTCACGGTGCTGACAGGGGCCTATGCCCTGGGGCCAATCTCGGGCGGGCATTTCAACCCCGCCGTGTCGGTGGGGCTGGCGCTGGGGGGCCGGTTCAAGGCGTCCGAGCTGCCCGGCTACGTGGTGGCCCAGGTGCTGGGCGCCATTGCCGCAGCGGGCGTGCTGTACCTCATTGCCACAGGCAAGCCGGGCGCAGACATCGGGGGTTTTGCCACCAACGGCTATGGCGAACACTCCCCAGGCGGCTTTGGGCTGATGGCCGCCGTGGTGACAGAGGTCGTGCTGACGGCCATCTTCCTCATCGTGATCCTGGGCGCCACCGCCAAGCGCGCGGCCAGCGGCTTTGGCGGGCTGGCGATTGGCCTGTGCCTCACGCTCATTCACCTGATCTCTATCCCGGTGACCAACACCTCGGTCAACCCGGCCCGCAGTACCGGCCCGGCGCTGTTTGGCCCAGCCTATGCGCTGTCGGAACTGTGGATCTTCTGGGCGGCCCCCATTGCAGGTGCTCTGCTGGGCGCCGCCATCTACCGCGCGCTGCTCAGCGACGATTGA
- a CDS encoding bifunctional diguanylate cyclase/phosphodiesterase — protein sequence MWQTLWRSLILRLVGVSLLLLLVVQLAGFAVVRASIERNARGQIARQLDVDENVWRRLLEQNAERLRQGSALLAADYGFRSAVYSGEEETIQSVLENHGERIGAAVTALLGTDMALRAISAPVPAQALVPTLALLAPQLASSPQGSQVAVVDGVPYQFVMVPMRAPVVIGWVLMGFPLGQPLADEMRQLLSVHVALVVQGAQGPAAVHVSTLPAPLHGPVLAMGADGGELASADGLLLARFSPLPSLNGQVHAVLLRSVDAVVAPYRQLQVLLSIISAGGLLLFALGSGVMAQRVISPLRSLMRATQRLSRGEYDTPMEHTGRRDEIGQLSRSFDRMRLDIGAQQREIKHLAYWDRLTGLPNRERFRDAVVQAIVQSPGEARPLSVLTLDLDRFKHVNDVMGYAFGDRLLQAVAGRLQALVTLPGDMVARLGGNEFAVLLQGAGAAAAHTVAQQILASFEAPLALEEQTVDLSAGIGIACWPADAEDADTLLSRSEIAMYAAKRKLSGAVRYDASIDSSSAQTLSLLTELRHAVEHNELRLYLQPKVSLHGQSGWAAEALVRWQHPQRGLVPPMEFIPFAEQTGFVRQLTLWVFEEAARFLAQVHARGNVLRVSVNLSTRDLLDPELSQRLGAILARHGVAARAFCLEITESAIMDDPQRAEAMLNRLSEQGFKLSIDDFGTGYSSLAYLKRLPVDELKIDKSFVMGMEAGEDDAMIVRSTIDLAHNLGLTVVAEGVETAAILERLRALACDEAQGYHISRPVPAQDFLAWQQRQG from the coding sequence ATGTGGCAAACCCTCTGGCGTAGCCTGATCCTGCGCTTGGTCGGGGTTTCCTTGCTGCTGCTGTTGGTGGTGCAGCTGGCGGGCTTTGCCGTGGTGCGGGCCAGCATTGAGCGCAACGCCCGGGGCCAGATTGCGCGGCAGCTGGATGTGGACGAAAACGTGTGGCGGCGCCTGCTGGAGCAGAACGCCGAGCGCTTGCGCCAAGGCTCGGCCCTGCTGGCGGCGGACTACGGGTTTCGCTCGGCCGTGTATTCGGGTGAAGAAGAAACCATCCAGTCGGTGCTGGAGAACCACGGCGAGCGCATTGGTGCTGCCGTGACGGCGCTGCTGGGCACCGATATGGCGCTGCGCGCCATCAGCGCCCCGGTGCCTGCGCAGGCCCTGGTGCCCACCCTGGCGCTGCTGGCGCCCCAACTGGCCAGCAGCCCGCAGGGCAGCCAGGTGGCGGTGGTGGATGGCGTGCCCTACCAGTTTGTGATGGTGCCCATGCGGGCGCCGGTGGTCATCGGCTGGGTGCTGATGGGGTTCCCCCTGGGGCAGCCCCTGGCCGATGAAATGCGCCAGTTGCTGTCGGTGCATGTGGCGCTGGTGGTGCAGGGCGCGCAGGGGCCTGCCGCCGTGCATGTCAGCACACTGCCCGCGCCGCTGCATGGCCCGGTGCTGGCCATGGGCGCTGATGGGGGGGAGCTGGCATCGGCCGACGGCTTGTTGCTGGCGCGCTTCAGTCCACTGCCCAGCCTTAACGGGCAGGTGCATGCGGTGCTGCTGCGCTCGGTCGATGCGGTGGTCGCCCCTTACCGCCAACTGCAAGTGTTGCTGTCCATCATCAGTGCCGGGGGGCTGTTGTTGTTTGCCCTGGGCAGCGGTGTGATGGCGCAGCGTGTGATCAGCCCGCTGCGCTCGCTGATGCGGGCCACCCAGCGCCTGTCACGCGGCGAGTACGACACCCCCATGGAGCACACCGGGCGTCGGGACGAAATCGGCCAGTTGTCGCGCTCGTTTGACCGCATGCGGCTGGACATCGGTGCGCAGCAACGCGAGATCAAGCACCTGGCGTACTGGGACCGCCTCACGGGCCTACCCAACCGCGAGCGCTTTCGGGACGCTGTGGTGCAGGCCATTGTGCAAAGCCCTGGCGAGGCCCGGCCACTGAGCGTGCTGACCCTGGACTTGGACCGCTTCAAGCATGTGAACGACGTGATGGGCTACGCCTTTGGCGACCGGTTGCTGCAGGCGGTGGCGGGGCGGCTGCAGGCCCTGGTGACCTTGCCTGGCGATATGGTGGCGCGCTTGGGCGGCAACGAGTTTGCTGTGCTGCTGCAAGGGGCGGGCGCAGCGGCTGCCCACACGGTGGCACAGCAGATATTGGCGTCGTTTGAAGCGCCCCTGGCGCTGGAAGAGCAAACCGTGGACCTGAGTGCTGGCATTGGCATAGCCTGCTGGCCCGCCGATGCAGAGGACGCCGACACGCTGCTGAGCCGCTCGGAAATTGCCATGTACGCCGCCAAGCGCAAGCTCAGCGGGGCGGTGCGCTACGACGCATCGATTGATTCAAGCAGCGCGCAAACCCTGTCGCTGCTGACCGAGCTGCGCCATGCGGTAGAGCACAACGAGCTGCGGCTGTACCTGCAGCCCAAGGTGTCTCTGCACGGCCAAAGTGGGTGGGCTGCCGAGGCCCTGGTGCGCTGGCAGCACCCGCAGCGGGGGCTGGTGCCGCCCATGGAGTTCATTCCGTTTGCCGAGCAAACCGGCTTTGTGCGGCAGCTGACGCTGTGGGTATTTGAGGAAGCAGCCCGGTTCTTGGCCCAGGTCCATGCCCGCGGCAACGTCTTGCGCGTGTCGGTCAATTTGTCTACGCGCGATTTGCTCGACCCTGAGCTGAGCCAGCGGCTGGGGGCTATCCTGGCGCGCCATGGCGTTGCAGCCAGAGCGTTTTGCCTGGAAATCACCGAAAGCGCCATCATGGACGACCCCCAGCGCGCTGAGGCCATGCTCAACCGGCTGTCGGAGCAGGGTTTCAAGCTGTCCATCGACGACTTTGGCACCGGCTACTCATCGCTGGCTTACCTCAAGCGCCTGCCGGTGGATGAGCTCAAAATCGACAAATCCTTTGTGATGGGCATGGAGGCGGGCGAGGACGACGCCATGATCGTGCGCTCCACCATCGACCTGGCGCACAACCTGGGTCTCACGGTGGTGGCCGAAGGGGTAGAGACCGCCGCCATTCTGGAGCGCCTGCGCGCTCTGGCCTGCGATGAGGCGCAGGGCTACCACATCAGCCGCCCGGTGCCTGCGCAAGATTTTCTGGCGTGGCAGCAACGGCAGGGGTAA
- a CDS encoding exopolyphosphatase, with protein MSEKKFRLVTRSDFDGLVCAVLLNELDLIDEITFVHPKDMQDGKVAITRRDITTNLPYVPGAHLVFDHHESETVRNAGRRDTNHIIEAHAPSAARVVYNHYGGKAAFPRITDEMMAAVDQADSAQYSREDILNPEGWVLLNYLMDSRTGLGRFREFRISNYALMMDLIQYCRDHTIEEILALPDVQERVQLYREHALKAQEQLQRCAIRIGKLVVLDLREEDTIWAINRFMIYALFPDCNISIHMMWGLQKQNTVLATGKSILDRSSQVHIGNLMLEFGGGGHAAAGTCQVANDKADQILQSLVQRITIEG; from the coding sequence GTGAGTGAAAAGAAATTCCGGTTGGTCACCCGCAGTGACTTTGATGGTTTGGTGTGTGCGGTGCTGCTCAATGAGCTGGATTTGATCGACGAAATCACCTTCGTCCACCCCAAGGATATGCAAGACGGCAAGGTGGCCATCACCCGCCGCGACATCACGACCAACCTGCCTTACGTGCCTGGCGCCCATCTGGTGTTTGACCACCATGAATCGGAAACCGTGCGCAATGCGGGCCGCCGTGACACCAATCACATCATTGAGGCCCACGCCCCCTCGGCCGCGCGCGTGGTCTACAACCACTACGGTGGCAAGGCCGCCTTCCCTCGCATCACTGACGAGATGATGGCGGCGGTGGACCAGGCCGATTCGGCCCAGTATTCGCGTGAAGACATTCTGAACCCCGAGGGCTGGGTGCTGCTGAACTACCTGATGGACTCGCGCACAGGCCTGGGGCGCTTTCGCGAGTTCCGCATCAGCAACTACGCGCTGATGATGGACCTCATCCAGTACTGCCGCGACCACACCATTGAAGAGATTCTGGCCCTGCCCGATGTGCAGGAGCGTGTGCAGCTGTACCGCGAACACGCCCTCAAGGCCCAGGAGCAGTTGCAGCGCTGCGCCATCCGTATCGGCAAGCTGGTGGTGCTCGATCTGCGCGAAGAGGACACCATCTGGGCCATCAACCGTTTCATGATCTACGCGCTGTTCCCTGACTGCAACATCTCCATCCACATGATGTGGGGGTTGCAAAAGCAGAATACGGTGCTGGCCACCGGCAAGTCCATCCTGGACCGCAGCAGCCAGGTGCACATCGGCAACCTCATGTTGGAGTTTGGGGGCGGTGGGCATGCAGCGGCGGGCACCTGCCAGGTGGCCAACGACAAGGCCGACCAGATCCTGCAGTCGCTGGTGCAGCGCATCACCATCGAAGGTTGA
- a CDS encoding pseudouridine synthase: MNKRMAELGLCSRREADDWIAQGWVKVNGEVAPMGLQVTAADRIEVDKIAQGFQEQRVTILLNKPIGYVSGQAEDGHTPAVALINPRTHWRDDPSRNRFSPPQLRGLAPCGRLDIDSVGLLVLTQDGRVARQIIGEDSEMDKEYLVRVVYPAPGQAVPRHPSERSAPLQEIDERDPVSTNVQAVFPKELLERLRHGLSLDGEPLKPAKVDWQNPEQLRFVLTEGKKRQIRRMCELVGLKVVGLKRIRIGRVTLGNLPVGQWRYLGPHERF; the protein is encoded by the coding sequence TTGAACAAGCGCATGGCCGAGCTGGGTCTGTGCTCGCGCCGCGAAGCCGATGACTGGATTGCCCAAGGTTGGGTCAAGGTCAATGGCGAAGTTGCGCCCATGGGGCTGCAGGTCACTGCCGCAGACCGTATTGAGGTGGACAAGATTGCCCAGGGTTTCCAGGAGCAGCGCGTCACCATTCTGCTGAACAAGCCCATTGGCTACGTCAGCGGCCAGGCCGAGGACGGCCATACGCCCGCCGTGGCACTGATCAACCCCCGCACCCACTGGCGCGATGACCCCAGCCGCAACCGTTTTTCCCCGCCGCAGCTGCGGGGCCTGGCGCCTTGCGGGCGGCTCGATATCGACTCGGTGGGCCTCTTGGTGCTGACCCAGGACGGCCGCGTGGCCCGGCAGATCATTGGCGAAGACTCCGAGATGGACAAGGAGTACCTGGTGCGTGTGGTCTACCCGGCACCGGGCCAGGCGGTACCACGCCACCCCAGCGAGCGTTCTGCGCCGCTGCAGGAAATTGACGAGCGTGACCCTGTCAGCACCAATGTGCAGGCGGTGTTTCCCAAAGAGTTGCTGGAGCGCCTGCGCCATGGCTTGAGCCTGGACGGCGAGCCGCTCAAGCCCGCCAAGGTCGATTGGCAAAACCCCGAGCAGTTGCGTTTTGTCTTGACCGAAGGCAAAAAGCGCCAGATCCGCCGCATGTGCGAGCTGGTGGGGCTCAAGGTGGTGGGCCTCAAGCGCATCCGCATCGGCCGTGTGACGCTGGGTAACCTGCCAGTGGGCCAGTGGCGCTACCTGGGGCCGCACGAGCGGTTTTGA
- a CDS encoding ATP-binding protein: protein MRRERFFSHLPLAAKISLLVGLMGLVSMAIIGYAMVSMRQMDTQYRTLIALESELTHSFGDASVLLSETHGLVSGMANAHQSTPPGATLTPSQRLRTLQRDFEVTLNDIAQRMPHKGRELMALRLRSQEVFDAGLRVVNAASTGPAEASAHALTTRTPYQDFEPTLLQLKQGLESLRSRSHAEFEALVEQQNDATSDTLWSMAAAVVGALALVLVLSVYVAVTQISRPITDLARIMKRLASQQYGDTIPATRRRDEVGTMARALQVFKNTMQRADKLTAQVQRSEEARKLSEQLVDLTSAIPGVVFQLHLQPNGTCRFLFVSDKAAEMPGLQVLALLRSGGSVGEAYSVPQSVQQRVQARFMERLHTQAPLDFDTEVLHEGISRWLQTSATARRLDDGSVLFHGVWMDVTERKSQTRAMATAKEAAERAAQERARFLAVMSHEIRTPLNAILGMAQLALKEELPPPQRERIEQMHRAGRHLLGILSDILDFSKIDGGHLVLESKAFALSPVLATLVDLLSPKAHAKALQLRLEVADEVPEQLMGDSQRLSQILINYVHNAIKFTHQGEVLVRLSVAQQDGNSLLLHGAVQDTGIGLTPEQMQGLFEPFRQGDSSITRRFGGTGLGLVISRQLARAMGGDTGVQSQPGQGSTFWFTARLQRAPATDWARDVLTQPLQTTALAPAHTAGLRVLVVDDNEVNRQVAKGLLEAGGLIVDMADHGAEAVETLTQASDNTYAAVLMDMQMPVMDGLSATRALRALPRFEALPIIAMTANASTADVERTRACGMNDHIAKPLLEAPLWHTLSRWLANARSTRPSSPPAPQPTAEATLPAQPLAPGFTTPAPSHPVAEVSALATEPPSAPSNAPGASDASTPVFDAALLQDLQDTIPTARLLPLIDQFIQDCERRVERITQAAHSRQWDDLRREAHDLGGTAGSFGLSPLGELTRPLEAAAKAQDAATIDRCLPELQRLARQGLTQLGAHVRALQAPHQGQRGQGTSA, encoded by the coding sequence ATGCGCCGCGAACGTTTTTTTTCCCACCTGCCCCTGGCAGCCAAAATCAGTCTGCTGGTCGGGCTGATGGGCCTGGTGTCGATGGCCATCATTGGCTACGCCATGGTCAGCATGCGGCAGATGGACACACAGTACCGCACACTGATCGCACTGGAGTCCGAACTCACCCACAGCTTTGGCGACGCGAGCGTGCTGCTCAGCGAAACCCACGGCCTGGTGTCAGGTATGGCCAACGCGCACCAGAGCACACCGCCCGGCGCTACGCTGACACCCTCACAGCGGTTACGCACCTTGCAGCGTGATTTTGAGGTGACGTTGAACGACATAGCGCAGCGCATGCCCCACAAGGGGCGCGAGCTGATGGCACTGCGCCTACGCTCGCAAGAGGTGTTTGATGCCGGACTGCGCGTTGTCAACGCGGCATCAACGGGTCCTGCCGAAGCAAGCGCCCACGCCCTGACCACCCGCACCCCGTACCAAGACTTCGAACCCACCCTGTTGCAGCTCAAGCAAGGTCTGGAGAGCCTGCGCAGCCGCTCGCACGCCGAGTTTGAGGCGCTGGTTGAGCAACAAAACGACGCCACCAGCGACACCCTGTGGTCCATGGCTGCCGCCGTGGTGGGCGCACTGGCGCTGGTGCTGGTGCTGTCGGTGTACGTGGCGGTGACGCAAATCTCGCGTCCCATCACCGATCTGGCGCGCATCATGAAGCGCTTGGCCTCGCAGCAATACGGAGACACCATCCCCGCCACACGCCGCCGCGACGAGGTGGGCACCATGGCGCGGGCGCTGCAAGTGTTCAAGAACACCATGCAACGCGCCGACAAACTCACGGCCCAGGTGCAGCGCAGCGAAGAGGCCCGCAAACTGTCCGAGCAGCTGGTGGACCTGACCAGTGCCATCCCTGGCGTGGTGTTTCAGCTGCACCTGCAGCCCAACGGCACCTGCCGCTTTTTGTTCGTGAGCGACAAGGCCGCTGAAATGCCGGGCCTGCAGGTGCTGGCCCTGCTGCGCAGCGGCGGCTCGGTGGGCGAGGCGTATTCAGTGCCGCAAAGCGTGCAACAGCGCGTGCAAGCGCGCTTCATGGAACGGCTGCACACCCAGGCCCCACTCGACTTTGATACCGAAGTGCTGCACGAGGGCATCTCCCGGTGGCTGCAAACCTCGGCCACCGCGCGGCGGCTCGATGACGGCAGCGTGCTCTTTCATGGCGTATGGATGGACGTGACCGAGCGAAAGAGCCAGACCCGCGCCATGGCCACCGCCAAAGAAGCAGCCGAGCGCGCTGCGCAAGAACGGGCGCGCTTTCTGGCCGTGATGAGCCACGAGATCCGCACCCCACTCAACGCCATCCTGGGCATGGCCCAGCTGGCGCTGAAAGAAGAGCTGCCCCCGCCCCAACGCGAGCGCATCGAACAAATGCACCGCGCAGGCCGGCACCTGCTGGGCATCCTGAGCGACATCCTGGACTTCTCCAAGATCGACGGTGGCCACCTGGTGCTGGAAAGCAAGGCCTTTGCCCTGTCGCCCGTGCTGGCCACGCTGGTCGATCTGCTCAGCCCCAAAGCCCACGCCAAAGCGCTGCAACTGCGCCTTGAAGTGGCCGACGAGGTGCCCGAACAGCTGATGGGCGACAGCCAGCGCCTGTCCCAAATCCTCATCAACTACGTGCACAACGCCATCAAGTTCACCCACCAGGGCGAAGTCCTGGTGCGTCTGAGCGTGGCCCAGCAAGACGGCAACAGCCTGCTGCTGCATGGCGCCGTGCAAGACACCGGCATAGGCCTCACGCCCGAGCAGATGCAGGGCCTGTTTGAGCCCTTTCGGCAGGGCGACAGCTCCATCACGCGCCGCTTTGGCGGCACGGGGCTTGGGCTGGTCATCTCGCGCCAACTGGCGCGGGCCATGGGGGGCGACACCGGGGTGCAAAGCCAGCCCGGGCAAGGCAGCACCTTCTGGTTCACCGCGCGCCTACAGCGCGCTCCAGCCACCGACTGGGCGCGCGACGTGCTCACCCAGCCCCTGCAAACCACCGCCCTGGCCCCTGCCCACACCGCGGGGCTGCGCGTTCTGGTGGTGGACGACAACGAGGTAAACCGGCAAGTGGCCAAAGGCCTGCTCGAAGCCGGTGGCCTGATCGTGGACATGGCCGACCACGGCGCTGAGGCCGTGGAAACACTCACCCAGGCCAGCGACAACACCTACGCCGCCGTGCTGATGGACATGCAGATGCCCGTGATGGACGGGCTCAGCGCCACGCGCGCCCTGCGCGCCCTGCCCCGCTTCGAGGCCCTGCCCATCATCGCCATGACGGCCAACGCCAGCACCGCCGATGTGGAGCGCACCCGCGCCTGCGGCATGAACGACCACATCGCCAAACCCCTGCTGGAAGCACCGCTGTGGCACACCCTCTCGCGCTGGCTGGCCAACGCCCGCAGCACGCGCCCGTCCAGCCCTCCAGCACCCCAGCCCACCGCGGAAGCCACACTGCCAGCGCAGCCCCTCGCGCCAGGCTTTACAACCCCAGCCCCTTCACACCCTGTGGCAGAGGTTTCGGCACTGGCCACTGAGCCCCCCTCTGCCCCATCCAACGCACCAGGCGCATCCGACGCATCCACCCCCGTGTTCGACGCAGCACTGCTGCAAGACCTGCAAGACACCATTCCCACCGCGCGGCTGCTGCCCCTCATCGACCAGTTCATACAGGACTGCGAGCGCCGGGTAGAACGCATCACACAGGCCGCACACAGCCGCCAATGGGACGACCTGCGCCGCGAGGCCCACGACCTGGGCGGCACCGCAGGCAGCTTTGGCCTGAGCCCCCTGGGCGAACTGACCCGCCCCCTGGAAGCCGCCGCCAAGGCCCAGGACGCCGCCACCATCGACCGCTGCCTGCCCGAACTGCAACGGCTGGCCCGCCAAGGTCTGACGCAACTGGGAGCCCATGTGCGCGCACTGCAGGCGCCGCATCAGGGGCAGCGTGGGCAGGGGACGTCAGCGTAA